In the Choloepus didactylus isolate mChoDid1 chromosome 5, mChoDid1.pri, whole genome shotgun sequence genome, one interval contains:
- the LOC119534745 gene encoding NADH dehydrogenase [ubiquinone] iron-sulfur protein 5-like, which produces MPFSDVQKKLGLNIARWVTIQSAEQPYKLPSCCHAFEKEWIECAHGIGGIWAEKEHKIEFDDFIECMLQQKMMRRVSATKRQQKLIKEGKYMPPPHRLGKEEPRPRAEELLMAES; this is translated from the coding sequence ATGCCTTTCTCTGATGTGCAGAAAAAGCTGGGCCTTAACATAGCTCGTTGGGTGACAATCCAAAGTGCTGAGCAGCCTTACAAGCTTCCAAGTTGTTGCCATGCTTTTGAAAAGGAATGGATAGAATGTGCCCATGGAATCGGTGGTATCTGGGCAGAGAAAGAGCACAAAATAGAGTTCGATGATTTCATAGAATGTATGCTTCAGCAGAAAATGATGAGACGCGTTAGCGCCACCAAGAGACAACAGAAGTTGATAAAAGAAGGGAAGTACATGCCTCCACCTCACCGCTTGGGAAAGGAAGAACCCAGGCCCCGAGCAGAGGAGCTGCTGATGGCTGAAAGCTGA